Genomic segment of Terriglobales bacterium:
GCCCGGAATACCGTCGGCAATCCTCAGCAATTCATCGTCCTTGGGGGCCTGTGCAGAGTTGAAGCGTTCAATGAAACCTTGAAATGACTTCTGAAGAGAGACCCCTGCCTCCGTACTCGCCACTTGAGCGTGTAGTTGGCATACCGCAAGGGCCACCACAATAGCCGCTAAATAGCGGAACCCTACCTGCCGCGCAAAAAACACTCTTATTTCTCCTTATTGAGGTGGAACAGTGGTAGCCGTTGTTTGGCCGGTGATCTTGCCGTACTGGAAATACAAACAATAAGTTATGTACGTAAGATCGTACCGGCTCGGAGTGTAAAGATAAATCACGGCATTGTTGACCTTGATCTGATGGGATGGAAAGCAAGTGTGGTTGTAATTCGCGTATGCGGTTGGCGATTGCGGATTGGTTGTGTCGAGCACTGTACGCATGTCCCAAGTGATAGGTGCATATGTGCTCTCAAGCGGATTCTGTGCTGCCCCACTGTACTCAACCTGCCCCTGATGTGCATAGGGAAAGCTCGTAACCAAACCCATAGAACTCGTATCAGCAAACCCTGATGCGTTCCACAGGTGACAGTCGTTCGGAATACCGTCCTCGTCCGCGGCAGACAGTGTGGACCCATTGGCGGGTGAGCCAGCACCATAGTTTCTACTTTGTCCGACCCCCTTGAAAAAACCAGAATATGTCTGGAGGTCCGGTATTATCAGAAGCGATTCCGTTGCGCGATATGTGCCGCGATAGGCATCCCCCATGTAGATTAAATCATTCGAATTTCCTTGATAGTAGCAATAACTTGGGCCGTTGATCCAATCGACTCCAATATAGTCGCTGTACGCCACATTGAACTGTGGTGGAACATTCGTGCCGGACTGCGGAGTCTTCAGGTCTGTATGGCATGGTGTACGCAAAGAATTACGAGGAACCTGCCCTTGCGCCAACGTAGTAGTCGATCCTACGCTGATTCCGTTTGACTGGGAATACTGAGCGGTGGCAATGGAAGCATCTGCCGTCCACCACGAGTTAAAGAAACCAGTCGCATCCAAGAAATCATCCGTGCATCCGTCCATACCAGTCACCGTCACGGGTGAAAAACTTAGCCCCATCCCGACTCCGATAGGATTCTGATCGAGGTAGGCGTGAACTCCAACACCGCAGCACTGCATACAGCCGTAAGAGGCATCTCCGTAGCGCTTATCGGTAACTACCTTGCCCTCAAAAACGTTCCCCATTTTGTCGTCGAGGTCCAGGAGCGTGTAGCTGCCACTCGTAATTGAAGTGGGAAAGACATTGCCCTTCGCATCGGGGGTTTGCGAGCGAATCAACTTGCCCAGATCGATGAACAATTGCTCGTCCTGTGCCAGCTTCTGCTCGAGAACATAGTCAGCATGACCCTTAGCCGTAACATAGTGAAAGATCATTCGCGCGTGCGTGTCTTTGCGGCCGCCATTGCCGACCGTGATCAGCGTGTTATGGGCGTCGTCCACTTCCCACGCACCGCCTTCCCAGTGAGCCGACATCTGGTCTGTGAATGGAGTCTGCACGCCATAGCGGCCGGTATCATCGTATGAGGCCGCAACGGCAATCACCTCATCCGGTCCGGAATTTGTCAGCATCGATACGGTGGCCCAATTGGCTTCCTTGGGCAGGTTTTTGAACTGGGAGACAACATCCAGCTTCTGCATTTCGCCGGCTTTCAGTGTGAGCACCTGTGGAGGTGTGGCTCCGTTAGAAGACGCCGAACGCCAATAGAGCCGCATCTGCACGTTGGTCGGCTTGGCCGACAAATTCCTCACGAACACATAGGGCTGAAGCTTCGTGCTAGCCGGAAACTGAAGCGCCGGGTCGGGCGTTTGCAGCCCCAGCATCGGCGCCCAAAGCATCCAGCCTTCTTTCCTACTCCATGCATGCTTGCTCATGTCGGTGTTCAAGTCGCGGTCAAATATCTTCATGATCGAAGAGAATCCGTTGGTCGGGTCGTACAGGAAATGTACGGCGTCAAAAGCACCGGGATTCGAGGGTTCGATATGAATACTGCCGAAGTCAGACGTGAAGCCGGAGGGGCGGACTGCGTCGCTCTTTGCTATCGTGCTTGGAGAATGGGCTTCTGCCGAAAAAGAAGAATTCATATCAGCGAAGGAGTTTTACACTGCGGGCCTTAGGGCTGGGTTCGACATCCCGGGTGCAGACCCTGAGCGCAGGGCTCCTACGTTAAGAGCTATTAGTCGAGCATTCGAACAGCTTAGCCTTGAGGAACAAAACCGTTCGCTTGTTGCAATGACCCGAGACCTAGTCGAACGAGGACCTAAGCGGAAGGCAATAGTCGAGGAAGCATTCAACGGTTTGAAAATCTCGTGGGATGGCGCAAACTTCGCCCCCATTGGCGTGCTAGATGCAAGTGAATATCAACTATTGCCAGCAAGCTCTGCGTTGGAGCTAGCGAAAGCAATCGGACGACTTTCAGCTGGCGACGAGTCAGGCGCGATAAGTTCAGCGAGTGGTGCAGTGGACTTGGCGACTGGCGCAGTTTACGAAAAGCATGGCCTAGGCCGGGCACGTAGGTAAAGCACACTTGGGATAGAAAAATCAGACCGATGACGGGGAGAAGGCGCAGCAACATTCGGGTCTCCCGTGGGCCCCTCATTTTACAACCTCGAAGCCAAACCTAACATTCCAAACAAGCAATTAAAACCACTACCGGACAATGAGCGTAATGGGGATGTTACGCCAACTACGGAACTCAGAACGGGATTTGCCGACGGTTCAAGTCGGTCGCATTGGCGCGAGAAAAAGTTTGCCACACTATTGCAAGTGATTGCACAACTCGCCGAGGGGTTCCAGGACAGCTCTTTCTAAATAGCTGAAGCTTTTGATCTTGCACAAGACGCCTTGGGCGGCCCGCTTGCTCTTCCGCAGCGATAGTGCCGCAAGCTAACACCAGCTGGCAACCAGAAAGGGCCAATTCACGTGCAGCCAGAGAATATCAGCAACAAAAAGTCGCAGAAGCAGTTCCCGTACACCGGGACCCTTCATTCACTCACGGGCCCGCGCCTCGGACGCGTGGTCGCGTGGCGTACTTAAGCCCTCTGTTGGATTGAGTGGGGCAATTCCACCGCTGGACCGCGCAATCAGCCCTGGCTCCCCGTAGGCACCCACGCGGTAGCGCTAGTTCTCATTCCACACGTACAGGAAGTCGCCATCGCTGGCAGTGACCACTTTGCGCCCCAGTTTGTGGGTTGCGCGGCTCAGTGCCGAGCGAACTTTTTCCTTGCTCTCCGCCAGTTCTGCCAATGGCACTCTAAGGGCGACGCCCTTGTCCACCTGATCGAGGTCGGAGAGGATACGGGTCACGATCTGTTTGTGCTTTCCGTTGCGACCCTGCGGGACATCCATCTGCTGCATGGTCTTGAAGTTCATCGCGACTTTGTTGCCGCGGGGTTTCATCGCAGTTCTCCTCGCACCAACGTGCTGCATTGCTAACGTGAAGTAATCGTATCAAAAACGTAACGAGATGTAAAACAAAAATAAAGAACCGTATAATTATCCATCCAGCCAGAATAGCCCTTAAATGTGCAAGCAAAAGGCCCTTGAAGGGCTCAGGAATAGCCGTTAAATGCGCCATCTGGCAGGCCAAAATACCGAGCTAGCAATTTCCAACAGATATGACCCGTATGAGAGTTGACCTGCTACTGTTTGCCTGGTGGGGGTGAAGTGTCATGCGACGTACCATGCGACGTACCAAGACTCATTTCGAGCAGATTCCGGTCGAGGTGGTTAAAAAGATTGCAGACATTCAAATTCCTCCAGAAAGGACAAAGGGAATGCAGCCAGAGACGAACCTCTCAACCGAAAGAACCATTCTCAGACAGGGTAAGCAGGCTCTTGCCTTGCAAGAAGAGAGTCACATGATGAAACCTCCAGCGGAACCGGAGTTCATTTATCCCGAGTGGCAAAAGCCTTACTTGGCGGCACTAATCGCAGATCCAGGGGAATTGCAGGAGAGGGTTACCGAAGCAGAGACCGCGATCTTCAATCGCCTGCAGGCCATCTCGCTGAGTCCTGATCACGAACGGGAACGGCTCGCCCTGTCCGATGCGATGCGATCGCTGCGAATCGTGAAGAAAACTAAGCTGGATTATCCCGATTGGGGAACTACCGGCTAAGCTGCCCCTGCCAGAAAGAGGCCGCGAGCTGTGCCCACCAGCCGCGAAATATGTTCGGATTTAGACAACACTGCCGAAACCCCGGCGGAATGTGCTTCTTGCTTCAGGAAGTCGTCGTCGTACTCGGTAAACATAATGATCCTGACCGTAGGCATGATCTTTTTGATGGCCCGCGTTGCCTCTAGACCATTCATGATGGGCATGGAAAGGTCGATGACAATCAAATCGGGGCGTAACTCCTGAGCTTTGGCGATTGCCTCCCTACCGTTTTTTGCCTGACCACATACATCAAAGTCCTCGTCCGCGGTGAAAAGCCGGCAGATTGCCTGGCGAATCGTCGAGTTATCATCTACTACCAGCACTGCCCTGCGCACGCCCGCTGACCTCCAGCCGCTCTCTGTCGGACCGGTCCTGGGCTAGAGATGCGGACGGCGTGGAGGGTGTTTTCTGTAAAATTCGCGGTGTGCTCTTTTGCAGATGTTCTTGTCCCGTGCCAGATCACAGTTGAGACCGAGGAGCTGAAGTTAACTGGTATTGCGCGTCAGAGGAAGACCAGGATGGGTCGCCCACCCTTTTGCCCGCATTTCGCGAAGGGTAGGACATGCAACATATCACATCCGCTGTCCGTCTCTTCGTGGCAGAATAATACGCTGCTGCATTTCTTATGAAGA
This window contains:
- a CDS encoding response regulator transcription factor, producing the protein MRRAVLVVDDNSTIRQAICRLFTADEDFDVCGQAKNGREAIAKAQELRPDLIVIDLSMPIMNGLEATRAIKKIMPTVRIIMFTEYDDDFLKQEAHSAGVSAVLSKSEHISRLVGTARGLFLAGAA